A single Flavobacterium sp. 1 DNA region contains:
- a CDS encoding C45 family peptidase, which translates to MKKQILYIFFFFFALFIASCGISKSMRHQPEIAAYNNIKPVVQKQSDTIFYTRNNFLLRNKQHLWELYAEGDPLERGLAIGSLTDSLLKKQEHILFDKVNELIPSDFKRSILRNFLKWFNRKLYLNVDNEFQTEIYGVSQYAPKDLSYIAPSFLRDLYLHGAHDIGHAVQDLAMVGCTSFAVWGNKSDDGSLILGRNFDFYAGDDFAKEKIIAFINPKDGHPFMMVTWPGMIGVCSGMNAEGLTVTINAGKSKIPLIAKTPISIVTREILQYAKTIDEAIAIAKKRKVFVSESIMVGSANDNKAVLIEIAPDNLDIFEAPNGNELICSNHFQSEALKDNKRNLNQIKNSHSQYRFDRMTELLNENQKITPQIAVDILRNKDGINNVSLGYGNEKAINQLLAHHGIVFKPAQRLVWVSASPYQLGEFVCYDLNAIFKNKKENTASFVSLENETMNIPPDPFLKSAAYQNYIQFRIEDKKMDAVLSNKTNLPSGNYIGYYQSLNPDYWVVYYKAGLYFYRNKKYDLAQDQFEKALTKEVTSLIEREKISSYLKKIKRKR; encoded by the coding sequence ATGAAAAAACAGATTTTATATATTTTTTTCTTTTTCTTTGCTTTATTCATAGCTTCTTGCGGTATCTCAAAATCAATGCGTCATCAGCCAGAAATTGCTGCATATAATAATATAAAACCTGTTGTTCAAAAGCAATCTGATACCATTTTTTATACCAGAAATAATTTTTTACTTAGAAATAAACAACATTTATGGGAACTATATGCCGAGGGTGATCCATTGGAAAGGGGATTAGCTATTGGTAGTTTGACAGACTCCTTATTAAAAAAACAAGAACATATTTTGTTTGATAAAGTAAATGAATTGATTCCTTCGGATTTTAAGAGATCGATACTTCGAAATTTCCTAAAATGGTTCAATCGAAAATTATATCTGAATGTTGATAATGAGTTTCAAACTGAAATTTATGGAGTTTCTCAATATGCACCAAAGGATTTAAGCTATATTGCGCCCTCTTTTTTGAGAGATTTATACCTGCATGGTGCTCATGATATTGGTCATGCAGTTCAAGATTTAGCAATGGTAGGATGTACGTCATTTGCGGTTTGGGGCAATAAATCGGATGACGGAAGTTTGATTTTAGGTAGAAATTTTGATTTTTACGCTGGTGATGATTTTGCAAAAGAAAAAATAATCGCTTTTATTAATCCAAAAGATGGGCATCCATTTATGATGGTAACCTGGCCAGGAATGATAGGTGTTTGCTCAGGGATGAATGCCGAAGGATTGACAGTAACTATCAATGCTGGTAAATCTAAAATTCCATTAATTGCCAAAACGCCAATTTCTATTGTAACCCGCGAAATTTTACAGTATGCCAAAACTATTGATGAAGCTATAGCAATCGCAAAAAAAAGAAAAGTATTTGTTTCCGAATCAATTATGGTTGGCAGTGCCAATGATAATAAAGCTGTTTTGATTGAAATTGCACCAGACAATTTAGATATTTTTGAAGCCCCCAATGGTAATGAATTAATTTGTTCCAATCATTTTCAAAGTGAGGCTTTAAAAGATAATAAAAGAAATTTGAATCAAATAAAGAATAGTCATTCCCAATATCGTTTTGATCGAATGACAGAATTACTTAATGAAAACCAAAAAATAACACCGCAAATTGCTGTGGATATCCTTAGGAATAAAGATGGAATTAATAATGTGTCATTGGGGTATGGTAATGAAAAAGCTATTAACCAACTATTAGCCCACCACGGAATCGTTTTTAAGCCAGCTCAGCGGCTGGTTTGGGTATCTGCAAGTCCTTATCAATTAGGTGAGTTTGTCTGCTACGATTTGAATGCAATTTTTAAAAACAAAAAAGAGAATACTGCCAGTTTTGTTTCATTAGAAAATGAAACAATGAATATTCCGCCCGATCCGTTTTTAAAATCAGCGGCTTATCAAAACTACATTCAATTTCGCATCGAAGACAAAAAGATGGATGCTGTTTTATCGAATAAAACCAATTTGCCTTCGGGAAATTATATTGGTTATTATCAATCTTTAAATCCTGATTATTGGGTTGTTTATTATAAAGCAGGATTGTACTTTTATCGAAATAAAAAATATGATTTAGCTCAAGATCAATTTGAGAAAGCATTGACTAAAGAAGTTACTTCACTTATTGAAAGAGAAAAGATTAGCAGTTACTTAAAAAAAATAAAAAGAAAACGATAA
- a CDS encoding AMP-binding protein, whose amino-acid sequence MIPKIELDAKAEIKSFQEQKLQEVLHYVNTNSPFYSSFFAKNNIDIASIKTIEDLTLLPVTSKEDLQKHNDDFLCVPKNKIIDYATTSGTLGEPVTFGLTDDDLDRLAYNEAISFDCAGIKEGDVVQLMTTIDRRFMAGLAYFLGLRKMKVGVIRVGAGIPELQWDSIMKYKPTYLITVPSFLLKMIEYAEQHNIDINNSSVKGAICIGEPIRNQDFTSNTLCKKITDKWKIKLFSTYASTEMSTAFTECSHGVGGHHHPELIIVEVLDENNNPVSNGESGELTFTTLGIEAMPLIRFKTGDVVQLHTDSCLCGRNTLRVGPVIGRKQHMIKYKGTTLYPPAMNDVLNDFTAIENYIIEITTNDLGTDEILIKIATQNPTAVFLQELKDHFRAKLRVTPKIEFTANEVLIPLIFNPNSRKPIRFYDNRKNIL is encoded by the coding sequence ATGATTCCAAAAATAGAATTAGATGCCAAAGCCGAAATAAAATCGTTTCAGGAACAAAAGCTGCAGGAAGTGTTACATTATGTTAATACAAATTCACCCTTTTATAGTTCCTTCTTTGCTAAAAATAATATTGATATTGCCAGTATAAAAACAATTGAGGATTTAACTTTATTACCAGTTACTTCAAAGGAAGATTTACAAAAGCATAATGATGATTTTTTATGTGTTCCAAAGAATAAAATTATTGATTATGCTACTACATCAGGCACTTTGGGAGAACCCGTTACATTTGGACTGACAGATGATGATTTAGATCGTTTGGCTTACAATGAAGCCATTTCATTTGATTGTGCAGGAATAAAAGAAGGCGATGTCGTACAATTAATGACTACAATTGACCGTCGTTTCATGGCGGGATTGGCCTATTTTTTGGGGCTTCGAAAAATGAAAGTTGGAGTGATTCGTGTAGGCGCAGGAATTCCCGAATTACAATGGGATTCAATTATGAAGTACAAACCAACGTATTTAATTACTGTTCCATCTTTTTTATTAAAAATGATTGAATATGCTGAACAGCACAATATTGATATTAATAATTCGAGTGTAAAAGGCGCTATTTGTATTGGAGAGCCTATTCGAAATCAAGATTTTACTAGTAATACTTTGTGTAAAAAGATAACGGATAAATGGAAAATTAAGTTGTTTTCTACTTATGCTTCGACCGAAATGAGTACTGCTTTTACCGAATGCAGCCATGGAGTAGGAGGGCATCATCATCCGGAATTAATTATTGTCGAAGTATTGGATGAAAATAATAATCCTGTTTCAAATGGCGAATCAGGAGAATTGACCTTTACTACATTGGGAATAGAAGCGATGCCTTTAATTCGCTTTAAAACTGGCGATGTTGTGCAGTTACATACTGATTCTTGTTTATGCGGGCGAAATACATTGCGGGTCGGACCAGTAATTGGAAGAAAACAGCACATGATTAAATATAAAGGAACCACATTGTATCCGCCGGCGATGAATGATGTTCTAAATGATTTTACAGCTATCGAAAACTATATTATCGAAATTACGACTAATGATTTGGGTACCGATGAGATTTTGATAAAAATTGCAACTCAAAATCCAACAGCCGTGTTTTTGCAAGAATTAAAAGATCATTTTAGAGCCAAGTTGCGTGTTACTCCAAAAATTGAATTTACTGCCAATGAAGTTTTAATTCCATTAATTTTTAATCCAAACAGCAGAAAGCCAATTCGGTTTTATGATAATAGAAAAAACATACTTTAA
- a CDS encoding phosphatase PAP2 family protein — MKCFRIFVVLLSTHFLTAQNSVTATLVVKDTVQNLKFNYKQLIIPSVLIGYGFIGLNSDQLKSFNSEIQEEVNEHIDEKLTIDDFAQYAPAASVYVLNAFGDKGKNNLKDRSIILTSSYLMMSVAVLALKDITKEERPDGSSNNSFPSGHTATAFAGAEFLWQEYKDRSIWYGVSGYIIATGTGVFRIINNRHWLTDVAAGAGIGILSTKVAYWIYPYVNRKLFSTKAKENKVSSMIMPYYNGKQLGCGLVMQF; from the coding sequence ATGAAATGTTTCCGGATATTTGTTGTATTGCTGTCAACTCATTTTTTGACAGCACAAAACAGTGTTACAGCTACTCTTGTGGTAAAAGATACTGTGCAGAATTTAAAGTTTAACTATAAACAATTAATAATTCCCAGTGTATTAATTGGTTATGGTTTTATTGGTCTTAACAGCGATCAGCTTAAGAGTTTTAATTCTGAGATTCAGGAAGAAGTGAATGAGCATATTGACGAAAAGCTTACGATTGATGACTTTGCGCAATACGCACCAGCTGCTTCGGTTTATGTTTTGAATGCATTTGGCGATAAAGGGAAAAATAATCTCAAAGACCGATCCATTATTTTGACCAGTTCCTATCTTATGATGAGTGTTGCGGTTCTTGCTTTAAAAGACATAACAAAAGAGGAAAGACCTGATGGTTCTTCCAATAATTCATTTCCTTCGGGGCATACTGCAACTGCTTTTGCCGGAGCGGAGTTTCTTTGGCAGGAATACAAAGATAGGTCCATTTGGTACGGAGTAAGCGGTTATATTATCGCTACTGGAACAGGTGTTTTTAGAATTATCAATAACAGGCACTGGCTTACCGATGTAGCGGCTGGAGCAGGGATTGGAATTTTAAGCACCAAGGTTGCTTATTGGATTTATCCTTATGTCAATAGAAAACTTTTCAGCACCAAAGCTAAGGAAAACAAAGTTTCTTCGATGATAATGCCATATTATAATGGAAAACAATTGGGTTGCGGTTTAGTGATGCAATTCTAA
- a CDS encoding HAMP domain-containing sensor histidine kinase has protein sequence MSKKLLYKTTSSFLMFAIIILLVSAPVFYYISEWLYIYETDEVLHFHKGAFVKESHKNFTEKNIAVWNKYNLNVMIAADMGVTKDSIVGKMSFDSIANEKEPFRILYAPVDINGKRYTYTEKISLVEMEGMVINIAIMFLFIIIMLLIGIIWISKTSAAKIWKPFYNTLQQIHDFEIDKNKPPHFIPTEIDEFNQLNKSLEQLIEKNTAIYKNQREFVENAAHELQTPLALFQTKIDTLLQLELNKEQLSIVSSLNNDVSRLNRLNKNLLLLSKIDNESYLEKSTIVLNDYIEKHLDFFTEQAEAKNSSIITEFSSALSITGNPALTEVLINNLFLNAIRHNEKNGKIIIRIQNNQLSFSNTGQTALAIEKLFNRFSKINSASQGNGLGLAIIKKITEINQWKINYTFNDQLHCFSITF, from the coding sequence ATGAGTAAAAAATTATTATATAAAACCACAAGCAGCTTTCTTATGTTTGCCATTATCATATTGTTAGTGTCAGCTCCTGTGTTTTATTACATTAGTGAGTGGCTCTACATTTATGAAACGGATGAAGTTTTACATTTTCATAAAGGCGCATTTGTAAAGGAAAGCCATAAAAATTTCACCGAAAAAAACATTGCAGTTTGGAACAAATACAACCTTAATGTAATGATTGCTGCCGATATGGGAGTAACCAAAGATTCCATTGTTGGCAAAATGTCATTTGATTCTATTGCTAATGAAAAAGAACCGTTCCGCATACTTTATGCACCAGTTGATATCAATGGCAAGAGATATACCTACACTGAAAAGATTAGTCTTGTAGAAATGGAAGGAATGGTAATAAATATTGCCATTATGTTTCTGTTTATCATCATTATGCTGCTTATCGGAATCATTTGGATATCAAAAACATCGGCAGCTAAAATATGGAAGCCTTTTTACAATACACTTCAACAAATACATGATTTTGAAATCGATAAAAATAAGCCTCCTCATTTCATTCCAACCGAAATAGATGAATTCAACCAGCTAAACAAAAGTCTGGAACAGCTTATCGAAAAAAATACAGCCATTTATAAAAACCAAAGAGAATTTGTAGAAAATGCTGCGCACGAATTACAGACTCCGCTGGCTTTGTTTCAAACTAAAATTGATACTTTACTGCAGTTGGAACTCAATAAAGAACAACTTTCTATCGTAAGTTCACTAAATAATGATGTTTCCAGACTTAACAGACTCAATAAAAATCTTTTACTGCTTTCTAAAATTGATAACGAAAGCTATCTTGAGAAAAGCACTATTGTTTTAAATGACTACATCGAAAAACATCTTGACTTTTTTACAGAACAGGCTGAAGCTAAAAATAGCAGCATTATAACCGAATTCTCCTCTGCCCTTTCCATTACAGGAAATCCAGCCTTAACAGAAGTATTAATCAATAATTTGTTTTTGAATGCTATTCGCCACAATGAAAAAAACGGAAAAATAATCATCCGCATACAAAACAATCAATTGTCCTTTTCCAATACCGGACAGACTGCATTAGCAATCGAAAAGTTATTCAACCGTTTTTCCAAAATAAATTCAGCTTCACAAGGCAACGGACTTGGTCTGGCTATCATTAAAAAAATAACTGAAATCAATCAATGGAAAATCAATTATACTTTTAATGACCAATTGCACTGCTTTAGCATTACATTTTAA
- a CDS encoding response regulator transcription factor — MKILIIEDEQEIAQSIVSYFKTNGIQCETAGNYALARTKIDNYDYDCIILDLMLPDGDGFDILKKLKSKNKSEGVIIISAKETLDTRIEGFNLGADDFLTKPFHLSELLVRMQALIRRKNFQGNNTIVFNEISVDLLSKTITVNNQKLDLTKKEIDLLLFLIGNNNKVLSKGAIAEHLSGDMADMLDNHDFIYAHIKNLKKKLHAAGSGDYIKTIYGLGYKWENE, encoded by the coding sequence ATGAAAATTTTAATTATAGAAGACGAGCAGGAAATTGCCCAAAGCATTGTAAGTTATTTCAAGACCAACGGCATTCAATGTGAAACGGCTGGCAATTATGCATTGGCACGCACTAAAATTGATAATTACGATTACGATTGTATCATTTTGGATTTAATGCTTCCTGATGGCGACGGATTTGATATTTTGAAAAAATTAAAAAGCAAAAACAAATCCGAAGGCGTTATCATTATTTCGGCCAAAGAAACTTTGGATACCCGCATTGAAGGTTTTAATCTTGGCGCAGATGATTTCCTGACGAAACCATTTCATCTTTCGGAGCTCTTAGTGCGTATGCAGGCACTTATCCGACGCAAGAATTTTCAAGGAAATAATACTATTGTTTTCAATGAAATCAGTGTTGATCTTTTATCCAAAACAATAACTGTCAATAACCAAAAACTGGACCTAACCAAAAAAGAAATAGATTTACTGCTTTTTCTAATTGGCAACAATAATAAAGTCTTGTCCAAAGGTGCAATTGCTGAGCATCTTTCCGGCGATATGGCCGATATGCTCGACAATCACGATTTTATCTACGCTCATATAAAAAATTTAAAAAAGAAACTCCACGCAGCAGGAAGCGGTGATTACATCAAAACGATTTACGGTTTAGGATACAAATGGGAAAATGAGTAA